In Microbulbifer sp. THAF38, the sequence TGAGGCGAATCCGCTTCCTGGAGTGGTGCATAAATATCACGGTCGTCTGCTGTTTATCACGGCGGGGCAGTGCGCGGTAAATTGTCGTTACTGTTTCCGCCGGGAATTTCCCTACGGTGATAATCACCTGAATCGCAAACAGTGGTCTGCAGCACTGGAATATGTGCGCGCGCGCAGCGAGTTGCGGGAGGTGATACTGAGCGGTGGCGACCCACTGGTGTTGAACGACCGCCAACTTGGCTGGCTTGCCGGAGAGCTGGCGCAGATCCCACACCTAAACAAATTACGCATCCACAGTCGTGTGCCCATAGTGGCGCCGAGCCGGATTACCGATGAGATGCTGTCCTGGTTCGCTCAATCGCGCCTGAAACCGGTACTGGTTTTGCACTGCAACCACGCCAATGAAATTGATGCGGAGGTGCGCGCGGGTCTGGCTAGGCTGCGCAATGCGGGGGTGATTCTGCTAAATCAAGCGGTACTGCTGCGCGGCGTTAACGATAAGTGCGAAACCCTGGAATCATTGAGTGAAACGCTGTTCGATGCAGGGGTGTTGCCCTATTACCTGCACCAGCTGGATAGGGTCAACGGCGCTGCCCACTTTGAAGTCAGCGATAGCGCGGCAGTGGAAATCATTGAGCAAATGCGCAGGCGCCTGCCGGGTTATTTGGTTCCCAAGCTAGTGCGCGAGATACCAGGTGTTGCTTCAAAGTCCCCAATAGAAGCTAACAGCAAGATACCTCAAACCAATTAATAAAAATTCTGGGCGGCAGTGGGCGACAGAGGGCGACAGAGGACGGAAAAATGGCGCCAAATTGATCTAGGCTAAATATCTA encodes:
- the epmB gene encoding EF-P beta-lysylation protein EpmB, which translates into the protein MAKSPAVDSELIDIHEARRWQDELSDLVTAPEELIELLQLDPEQLPWAQQASDKFALRVPRPFIRRMRLADPNDPLLLQVLPGAAELEVVAGFSADPLQEAEANPLPGVVHKYHGRLLFITAGQCAVNCRYCFRREFPYGDNHLNRKQWSAALEYVRARSELREVILSGGDPLVLNDRQLGWLAGELAQIPHLNKLRIHSRVPIVAPSRITDEMLSWFAQSRLKPVLVLHCNHANEIDAEVRAGLARLRNAGVILLNQAVLLRGVNDKCETLESLSETLFDAGVLPYYLHQLDRVNGAAHFEVSDSAAVEIIEQMRRRLPGYLVPKLVREIPGVASKSPIEANSKIPQTN